A window of the Pantoea sp. Lij88 genome harbors these coding sequences:
- a CDS encoding helix-turn-helix domain-containing protein — protein sequence MKKLRNYDCAPGCSMEAALHIMGGKWKGVILYHLFKDGTLRFSELQRCMTSINQRLLTKQLRELEEDGLIVRQVYPVVPPKVEYSLSEEGRELNKIVMDLSIWGRKWLERRGLKTAVEEDMDELKVVLGEYDENRVQ from the coding sequence ATGAAAAAATTACGCAATTATGACTGTGCTCCTGGGTGCTCAATGGAGGCAGCGCTTCATATAATGGGAGGAAAGTGGAAAGGGGTTATCCTTTATCATCTCTTTAAAGACGGTACGCTACGTTTCAGTGAGCTTCAGCGGTGTATGACCAGTATCAACCAGCGACTGCTGACGAAGCAGTTACGCGAGCTTGAGGAGGACGGTCTGATCGTGCGTCAGGTTTATCCTGTTGTTCCGCCTAAAGTGGAGTATTCGCTGAGTGAAGAAGGTCGTGAGCTCAATAAAATTGTCATGGATTTGAGTATATGGGGCAGAAAGTGGCTGGAAAGACGAGGTCTAAAAACCGCCGTTGAAGAAGATATGGATGAATTGAAAGTGGTGTTGGGCGAATATGATGAAAATAGAGTTCAGTGA
- the arsC gene encoding glutaredoxin-dependent arsenate reductase has translation MSNITIYHNPACGTSRNTLEMIRNSGTEPTIIYYLDTPPTREELTLLISEMGISVRALLRRNVEPYEQLGLDEDKFSDAQLIDFMLQHPILINRPVVVSPLGTRLCRPSEIVLDILPEGQKGSFTKEDGEKVTDEAGRRFK, from the coding sequence ATGAGCAACATTACTATCTATCACAATCCTGCCTGTGGTACTTCACGTAACACGCTGGAGATGATCCGTAACAGCGGCACCGAACCAACAATTATTTATTATCTCGATACGCCACCGACACGAGAAGAGCTTACCTTGCTGATTTCAGAAATGGGGATTTCTGTACGTGCATTGCTGCGTAGGAATGTTGAGCCTTATGAGCAATTGGGTCTGGATGAAGATAAATTTTCTGATGCGCAATTGATCGATTTTATGCTTCAGCACCCGATCCTGATTAACAGGCCGGTAGTAGTGTCACCGTTAGGGACACGACTTTGCCGTCCCTCAGAAATTGTGCTGGATATTCTCCCTGAAGGTCAGAAAGGTTCTTTCACCAAAGAGGATGGAGAAAAGGTGACTGATGAGGCAGGAAGACGGTTTAAGTAA
- a CDS encoding biofilm development regulator YmgB/AriR family protein, with protein sequence MQQSKTDHELQAFLQGPGDEYAAEKEMLGMLTKHMLAEKGSVTNKDIILYLVGELESTSDHACLKSLRNCLGLVVGLTSEDA encoded by the coding sequence ATGCAGCAGAGTAAAACGGATCATGAACTGCAGGCATTTCTTCAGGGTCCAGGCGATGAATATGCTGCGGAAAAAGAAATGCTGGGTATGCTTACTAAGCATATGCTTGCAGAAAAAGGATCGGTGACCAACAAAGACATCATCCTTTATCTGGTTGGTGAACTGGAAAGCACCAGTGACCATGCTTGTCTGAAATCACTGAGAAACTGCCTGGGTCTTGTGGTAGGCCTTACCTCAGAAGATGCATAA
- the ycgZ gene encoding regulatory protein YcgZ produces MPQNIYVSSMVNEIAAYFSRATLPSQLETLGAVAVEILRSGRNLNSKSICSRLLIRLEHASSPEEERHYHQLIALLFDRD; encoded by the coding sequence ATGCCGCAGAACATTTACGTTTCAAGCATGGTTAACGAAATCGCGGCATATTTCAGCCGTGCAACGTTACCTTCACAGCTGGAAACGTTAGGCGCGGTTGCAGTAGAAATTCTTCGTTCTGGTCGCAATCTGAACAGTAAATCAATTTGCTCCAGGCTTCTTATACGTCTTGAGCATGCCTCCAGCCCCGAAGAAGAACGGCATTACCATCAGCTGATTGCACTGCTGTTTGACCGGGACTGA
- a CDS encoding replication protein P, whose amino-acid sequence MTKPEPDFDEELRNGHFGPSGADQQQCSRLIDSNAERLVDTLFASLKVIFPASFSTVLKHPRDEATAKRQWVAAFIENGITSGHQLSAGMKRARASVSPFWPTPGQFISWCRKGDYVAAGLPDENMLCDMVMRYCAQRGLYHSPEAYPWQDNTHYWMVTSLYSQMTSHNLSESELRKACEKELEKMSRRIREGESIPPPRAQLEKIYEPVSPERARAHISRLKMLLKRNSKHDMKPFRATELTSVLKDASGIDTLH is encoded by the coding sequence ATGACGAAGCCAGAACCGGATTTTGACGAAGAACTGCGTAACGGTCACTTTGGCCCGAGCGGGGCTGACCAGCAGCAGTGCAGCCGTTTAATTGACTCAAACGCAGAGCGCCTGGTGGATACTCTCTTCGCCAGTCTGAAGGTTATCTTTCCCGCATCCTTCAGCACGGTGTTAAAGCATCCACGCGATGAAGCAACAGCTAAACGTCAGTGGGTCGCTGCGTTTATCGAAAACGGCATTACTTCGGGGCATCAGCTTTCTGCAGGGATGAAGCGTGCGCGTGCCAGCGTTTCACCGTTCTGGCCAACCCCCGGGCAGTTCATCAGCTGGTGCCGGAAGGGCGACTATGTCGCTGCAGGCCTGCCGGATGAAAATATGCTTTGTGACATGGTCATGCGTTACTGTGCACAACGGGGTTTATATCATTCCCCTGAAGCCTATCCATGGCAGGATAATACGCATTACTGGATGGTAACGAGCCTTTACAGCCAGATGACATCACATAATCTGTCTGAGAGTGAGTTACGTAAGGCGTGCGAAAAAGAGCTTGAAAAGATGTCCCGTCGTATTCGCGAAGGGGAGTCAATACCCCCACCGCGTGCACAACTTGAAAAAATCTATGAACCGGTGAGTCCTGAGAGGGCGAGAGCGCATATCAGCCGACTTAAAATGCTTCTGAAGAGAAACTCAAAGCATGACATGAAGCCGTTCAGGGCAACAGAACTAACTTCAGTTCTGAAGGACGCCAGCGGAATAGATACGCTCCACTGA
- a CDS encoding helix-turn-helix domain-containing protein: MSRAATDWAWSLNLKASQKLLLLSLADRADEYHCCYPSIMRLVNDTGLDRKTIGKWINQMIEDGLLSDTGERKGPTKRVRVLKLNLDFKCAQKREGSVKGNGPKNGNVPKIGPVSIKPSNDPKNGLLNDPKNGLLNDPKNGTQNQSLEPNIEPINKTPAARATCQGEWLPSRYAFEGKVVKLNHADFASWQKLYAHLDLVYELQKLDIEFSYQRPRHWFITASQKLSYQNKQAALRGQIVPAGKGTPHWNDRSEWENNFL; this comes from the coding sequence ATGAGTCGCGCAGCAACAGACTGGGCCTGGAGTCTTAATCTCAAGGCTTCCCAAAAACTACTTCTCCTTTCACTGGCTGACCGGGCCGACGAATACCACTGCTGTTATCCCAGCATCATGAGGCTCGTCAATGATACAGGGCTCGACAGAAAGACTATCGGGAAATGGATCAATCAGATGATTGAGGATGGTCTGCTTTCCGATACCGGTGAGCGGAAAGGTCCCACAAAACGGGTGCGTGTCCTGAAGCTGAACCTCGATTTTAAATGTGCCCAAAAACGGGAGGGTTCAGTAAAAGGTAATGGTCCCAAAAACGGGAATGTTCCCAAAATCGGGCCTGTTTCAATTAAGCCATCGAATGATCCCAAAAACGGTCTTTTGAACGATCCCAAAAACGGGCTTTTGAACGATCCCAAAAACGGGACACAGAATCAGTCATTAGAACCCAACATAGAACCTATAAATAAAACACCCGCCGCCAGGGCGACGTGTCAGGGGGAATGGCTTCCTTCACGTTATGCCTTCGAGGGCAAAGTCGTGAAGCTTAACCATGCAGACTTTGCATCATGGCAAAAACTTTACGCACATCTGGACCTGGTGTACGAGCTACAAAAACTCGACATCGAATTCTCATACCAGAGACCCAGACACTGGTTCATCACGGCCAGCCAGAAGCTCAGCTACCAGAACAAACAGGCCGCCTTGCGGGGCCAGATAGTGCCTGCTGGTAAAGGGACGCCACACTGGAACGATCGCAGCGAGTGGGAGAATAATTTCTTATGA